The segment ACCAGATGGGATACTGCACCTCACGGACCACCCGCAATTGCACGTTGGCTCCATCCACCGCCGCTCCGGTGTAGCTCATCGCATGACCTTGAAGTGAGACCTTCTGGTTCAGCTTGGCACCTTCCTTGGGCGTATCCAATGTCACCTGAAACTTGGGCCGCTTGTATTCCTCCACATTGAAGTTCGCCTGCCCTGTCGGCCCATTCTCGACACGGATTTGCATCATGCCCATGAGTCGATCGCGCGGCGCGGTAAAGCTGCCGGAGAAGGAACCATAGTCATTGCATTGCACCGCCTGCCGCGCGATTTCCTTGCCATTCAGGTCAGCAAACACAACCTTCACCTGCCTGCCTTTGAGCAATCGATAATTGTTGGCTTTCGGATTGGCACTCAGGCAAATGCCCTTATAGCGAATCGTCTGCCCCGGACGGTAAATGGCGCGATCCGTGAAGAATACGGTTTGTTCAAATTGTTGTTCCGGCTCACCTCCGTAGTACGCCGACTTCTCCATGGTGCCCAGTTGTTCTCCCTGGTGCTTTACCAAAAAAACGTAGCTCCGATATTGAGGCACAGACAAAGAGAAGAACCCGTTCGTATCCGTCGTTTTCGCCGGCTCAGCCACACGGTTTCCCTGGTTATCCAAATACCACCCTTTTACTTCCGCGCCGGCCAACGGTTCACCTGAAATGGCATCCAACACGAATCCTTCCAGCCCTTCCTGCGTCGAACGGGTAATCAGCGAAAGTGTGCTCACCCAAACATCGCTGTAACTTACCACGTTGTCCGTTCCACCAAATGCCGGATCGTGACTGGCCAGGATGAAATAAAAGCCCGGCTTCAAATTCTCCGGAGCGGGCAACTCGATTTGGCTCTCTTTATAATCGGTCGTTGCCGGCAGGTCAGCCGACCACTCCAGCACCGGCTGTTTTTGCAGCAACTCCTTGCGTTCCGCATCATTCAGGCTCTCCGGTCGACTGTGAGTTTTCTCGAGAAATTGATTCCAGTCATAAGCCACCGCACGGAAATACACCTTCGTTACGTTGCGATAAAACACCTGGATTTTTGGCAACGGCTGATTCCAAACCCTCTCCGTCACGATCCTTGATTGCTTCATTTCAATAGTCGCGATCAAATTCCGGCATTCTTTGCCTCCCGGACTGTTGGGAAACGCATGCACAGCTCTCAAGGCTGCCTCTCTCGCCTCCACCAGTTTGCCTTCCTGCTGCAGGAGACTCGCCAGTTGAAACGACGCCTCAGCCGAAATCTCATTATCTCCCCACTTATCAATGAACCGTTTTAGCGCGATCCGAAAGCGACTGTCCTTCTCCTCCCCGACCGCACTGTTTTTCCCATGGATCAATCGCTCCAAATCCACATCCACGAAGGCTGTCTGGTCGGCATCGCCCTTATGAAACTGCATCAAGTCTTGATAAAGACTTATGGCCCTCACTGCGGGTGCGTTGGTGTCCGTTCCTGCGGATTTCCACGCCATGAATTTCTCCGCCTCATCGAAGATGGGGCTGTCAGCAGAAATCTCGAATGCATCCTCCGGCTTGGCTGCGGCCTGTTCTGCCGATGTATAGAAGGTTAATGCTTCATGCGCGATGAAGTCATACAGTGTGGGGCGATACTTATCCGGCAAGGTTCCTTTGACCAGCAGGTCGTCATAGGCACTGACTGGAATCCGCTTCAAAGTATCCGCTGCCGAGAGCGCCTTTTGGAATTGCCTGTCAATCTCCTCGAATAACCTCTTCAAATCCCACGTGGTAAAATCCTTTCCCGGCGGCTGGGCGGTCGCGGTCCGTTGCATGAACCGCCACTGGTTCATTTGAAAATATTGCCAATACCACTCCGCCAGAATGGTATCGAGCAGCGGAACAATTTCCTTCGGTGCCCTGGCGATCTCCGCCTGCAACCGCGTTATTTTCTCCTCTGGTTTGTTTCCTTGAATCTCTCCTTCCAACGAGATTTTTTTCGCGATCGCCTTGGCTGCCTCTCCGTAAGCTTTATCCTTCAACGCTGCGCCTATAATCGGCTCCAGCTCTTCCAAGGCAGTTTTTGGCAACCCCTTCTTCACCGCCTCATCTACCTTGTGCCATTGCGCATCTCGCGGCCCCGCCTCCACGTTTAGGCACATGACCAAAGTGAGTAGCACCACCAGCCAGCTTAAATTCCTCATAATAGTTCCTACACCCGTACAAAGACCATGCCACTGCAGGCATTCCTGCCGTGACTCTGACATCATCATTCAAACCTCATTCCTTTTTCCCGGACGAATCCTCCTTATCAAAAATCTCGTAAACCTTGCCTGCAAGCACAAACTGAACATTTGATCCCAGCGCCAGCCATTGCGCCGTCTCTGGATGCTGTTTCAACAACGTAAAATATTCTGGCGACCCAAATTGCACCCTCACTTTTTCCTTCTGGGAAGACTTTTGAATCTCCGAATCCACCCAGGCACTTCCGTTCTCGAAGAAGTTTTTTCCGCCGACGAACTGCCCCTGTTGTGTGGAGTCCATGGCCTTCCTCGTCGAGTCACCTAAGCCGGTGCTTGTCGCGGGCGAACCTGCTACTGGAGGTGCTGCGGGACTTACCGAATTGTCACGAGACAGGTTACGCCCTGCTTCATAGGCACCATTTTGGATGCCCCACGAAGATGAATTTGCCGACTTCAGAGCCAGCCCGGACCGCGCCCCCGCTACCGCTCCAAGCCCATCTGCTTTCATTCTAAACTCGTTATAATTCAGAGACAGTTCCCGCCTAGCCTCACTATCGTCGGTCAACCGGGGCATTGATTGCATCGATTGTGCAACTCCGCGCTTGGATTCATCTTCGACTATCAAGTAAGCGGTGTAGGGCGTGACGATCCCATACTTTCGAGCCAAATCTGTCACTTCATCCTTCAGTTCCGAACTCTCCCCGTGGAGCCGAATTTCATCCAGCAAATAGCCCACTCGCCTGGTCGCCCAAAGCCGTGGAATAAAATCATGCTCGTCTGCATGCTCTGGAAAATTTAGGTCGTAGGTAAATTTCTTTTTATCTCCATTCACGTCCCCATCGATAACCGCGGCGGAACTGCCTTTGCCCGAATACCGGCCCACAAGCACCAGTTGTTCCCCCTTGAACAAATCAGGCAGTGGCGAAGGATACATTTTGGTCGTGCGAATATCTGCCGTAAACTTCAGTTTTGGATTTGCCAGCACCGGTTCGTTAATCTTGGAGAAGAAGCTCGAAACCTTCACTTCCAGATCTTCCTCCGGCAGCACGTATTGGCTGAATGCCCTGGTCTCTTCCGCGATCCTATCCAGCAGATGCGTGTTCACATCGGTGCCAATGCCGAAGCAGAAAATCCTCCGCTTTTCCTTGTTTCGCTCCTGCATGCCTTTGAGGATTTGGTCCTCGTCAGTCGTTCCCACTGTTGGCAGTCCATCGGTTAAGAATACCACCACAAAGGGTCTGCCCTCTTTGGATTCAAGTGACAATGCCTTTTTCAACGCCTCATCAATCGCCGTGCCTCCCATGGCCTTGAGATTCTTGATAAAGTCACCTGCTTTCTCCCGATTCTCTTTGGACACTGCCGCTAACTTATCGAATAAGGGCTCGCTTTCGGTGGAGAATCGGATAATTTCAAACCTGTCTCCATCGTTCAAACTCTCCACGCAAAACTGCAGCGCTTTTTTTGCCTGCTCCATCTTTTTGCCGGACATCGAACCGGACGTATCGAGTACAAACACCACATCCTTGGAAACGATTTGCTTTGCCTTCGCATCCACGCCGGGCGAAGCCAACAAAAGAAAATAACCATCCTCATCACCCGTTTTGTAAGCCATGAGGTTGACCCCGATTTCATCTTTTTCTGGAGCAAAGTACAATTGCAAATCAGCATCCGGCTTTACCTCACTCGCTTCATATCCCACCGTCGCCCGATTCGATCCGTCGCGTTTGACCTCCACCTCGTGACTGGGTGAATAAATGGTTTTGAGTGGGCGTTTGCTCTCCACATTTACTTTCACGCTCACAGATTTAATGGGCTTGGAGGAATATTTGCCCGCATTCATCGGCAGGACGTAATTCAACAAACCGGAATCGAGCTTCAACACCTGGGTGTAGGAAAGCGTGATGCGCTTTTTGCCATTCGGTTCAATAGGAAAGATTTTTAACTTCAGAACATCGCGTCCTTCGTACTCCATCAGCGCCGGATCTTTCATCTTCCGCACAATGCCTTCGTAAATATCCCGCGCCTTCTCGGCCTTCAGTATCTCCGCCTGCACCGGCTTGCCATCGATTTCCATCGAAAACTTGTCGATTTGCGCTCCCTTGGGAATTGGGAAAATGAACGTTCCTTCCAGGCGTTGGGAATTGGGATTGTAAAATTCCTGGTCGATGGTCGTTACTGCCACCTGATCCGTGATTTTCGTCTGAACCTTCTCAGACTGAACCTCCAACGGACAAAACCGATACACTCGCGTTTCATGCCAGTACGGAGGGGGAATGGGACGAGGTGGCCAAGGCCCGGGAGGAGGAATCGGGACAGGTGGAATTGGTCCTGGTGGAAGGATGTGGGAGGCGGTTGAATCACCTTCCCCATCAACAATAATGACTCCAGCCGCATAAGTTGGCAGGATTGCTGCCATCCATCCCAATATCACCAGTAACAGCCAAATCCGTCGCTTCATGACATATTAGACGGAGGCCTGATGAAAAATGCTCCCGAAAAAATTGGGAGCATGAGCTACAAAGAATAGCAGGTTATTTGGACGAATTTCGAGACAGTCCCTATTTCCCAGCGTCTGCCACTTGCAGCAATGTGAAGTTCATCTTCTGCCGGATGCCGGTTGAAAGCGATTGCCCGTGAACGTTCATTTTCAAGGTCATGTTATTATCCTCCAACGTGCCGACGCCCATACCGATTTCCGGATCGAACCAACTCTTTCCAGAAATCTTTCCACCCTCGACGGTCATGACCATGGGTGACGCCTGAGTTGCTCCCGGTTTGGATGTGATGTCCCCATCAAAAGTGACGACGGCGCATTTATGATTCTCATGCTGTTCCCAACCGGTGAAGGTAAACTTTATGTTGGTAATCAGCGTTCCCATTATGGGCAAGTTCATTTCCGTTTTGACCGGCCAGACGTCGCCGATCTTTAGTGGCTTTTCCGGCATATACTGGGAATCCACCCTCTGCTTCAAGATGTCTTCATTAACCATCCCTTTAAACATCTGTTGCAACTCGGGGGAGGCATCTGCAGTCATTCGTTTGAGCAGTTCATCCACCCCCTCGACCTTTTCGACGCGGCCTTTGGCATCTGTGAGAAACTTTATTTTTGCACCGACCATTTTCCTCATGCTGGCAGCTCCCGGCTTGGCGGCGTCATCTTTTGCATCAGCGGTTGAATCAAAGCTCAGAACTTCACGATCCCCCATTTTTGTGCTCACCTTTTGCGAAAGGAATTCAAGCTCCAGTTCCTTGCCGCCGCCTTCCCGCTCCTTCAACGTAGAAACGGCATAATCCTGCACTTCTTTGGTATCGCCTCTCATGGGCTGTGGCAACTGGGAACCGCTCGTTTCGCTGATCTCGGTCAGAACCACCCGGGTGGTGTATTTTTTACCCACAACCCATTTGAACCGCATCTCGACCGGCTCATTGGATGCCGGAGAAGTGGCTTCAGCCTTTGCCTGCGTGCCGGCCTCCCTGGCAATTGCTTCCTTTTTTGAGCATTCCCCGACCAGCACAGCCCCGGCCATTATTACGCAGCAAATAACCTTATGTTTTTTCATAGTTGTTGGTGTTCTTCACGCTACCGTCGCGTGTAAAACGATAAAAACAAACGGGAGCAGCTTTAACAACTTGTTTCCACCGCTCCCGCCCCCTCGCCTCCCTGGCACCTTTTTAATACATCCAATTTTCCGCCTTCTCCCTGACGCGAGTATTCATTATCTCACCACTGGGGGAGCGGACATTACAAAAAGCCGCGCTGTTTGGAGTCGGGCAGCAAGGCTTGAAAGTGGGAGGAGTATTTATTGAAGCCGGAGCCGGTAAAAGCGGGTTCGGTTTCCGGCGGGATTCGTCATCACGTTCTGACCGTTGATTATCTCCACGGCATCATTAGCATTTGTCCAGGCTCCACTTCCCAGGCTCGAAGTGGTCTCCAGGACATATCCTGCCGCTTTGTACGGCCAACTCAATGTATCGGTTCCGATTCGCAGTTTTGGCGCAGGCACATCGCCATCCAAAACCCCATCGAGGTCGCGATCAATGGCCATGCGCACGCCCGAACCTGGCGGCACTCCCATAACGGTGAGCCGACCGCCGGCTTGAATTTTTTGGATCAGTTGCGTCCTCGAAAGCACAACATCTCTGGTGGAGTCCGGAGTATAATTTCTGGTGATGGGCTTATAAAGCAGACCACGCAGCCTGCCATCAATGACGCCTTTTACAACAAGGTCGATATTGGTCACTGCTGCCTGTGCTTCCAGCAAGTTCCAGTCGTTTGAAATACTCAGCGTGCTGACGTTGGTCGACGCAACCGTACGCGTGTAGCCAACCGCGGGCGCTGTTCCGGTATCAAAGCATTGCACGAAGGCCCCGAGGTTCGCTTTGATGGTGGCGTTGCTTCGTATGTTTGCAAACACCGGACGGGACAGGAACGTGTTCAGGTTGTCATCATTGCCATCGTGCGTGAGTCCAAAGCCTCCAATGCTGTTAGTGCCGGGCGCACTATTGAAACTCATTTTTTGATAAACGTTCCGCAGCTGCGGGACTTTGAAGTCCTGCGATTCCTCCAAAGCCACCGCCGGAATGACAAGTTTGGTTGAACCTGGCCCGGGCGGAGCGTTGTGGCAGGTGTTGCAGGTCAATCCGAAATTATAATTATTGGTCAGAAACAGGCCGCGGCCTGCAACCGCGTTACCACCCGCGAAGCTGGTGGGATAGCTGCGATCGAGGTTTTGGTTTGGATTCGGTTGAAACTTGATGGTGTTGATAAACGAACGATAGGCATCCATGTCCGCGGTGGAAAGCGGAGTGCCGCCCATCAGGCTGCCAAAAGCTCCATCGAAGTGCAGGAAGTTCGTGCGGTCTCCCCGCCAATGATAGGGCTCCATTCCAGCCAGACCACGCAAAGTCTGGGTGGTCATCGGTCCTTTCATGGGATGCTCCTGCAAAGTGATCGCAATTCCATTCGTGGTGAGAGTATTGACTGATTGCACGCTGCCATTGGGATCACCCAAGTCCCAGGCGAGCAAATCCATTTCGGCGTCAATGTGACAGGCAGCACAGGCGGCATTGCCGTTGCCGGAAAGTTTGGCGTCGTAAAGAAATCCGCGTCCATTGCGAATCACGGTCGGAGTAGGATCATAGCTGCCCACGGGAATTTCCTTCAGCACCGTGTTGGAACTGGTATCGACGAGAGTCAAGGTATTGGAAATGCGATTCAGGACGTAGAGGCGTTGGGCACCGGCATTAAGCGCCAATCCGCGCGGGCCGCGCTTGCTTTTGGAGTCTGTAACGGAACCAGGAGTCGAGCCAATCTCGATGCGGGCAAGAACATTTCCGTTTGGGTCCACCTTGCCAACCCTGTCTGTTCCAAAGGCGGCGACGTAAAAGTAATTGCCGGTTGGATCGAACACAATTCCCGTGGGCTGCGCCAAGGCGTTGGTTTTGGCGGGCAGGTTCGGCAGGACGCTGTAATTGACGCCGGGATTCAGATCAAAGTATGTGGAGACGCCGTTGGTTATATTGATGCGGGTCACGCGATTATCCACGATATGTGCGCGGACGTTTGGCTCAAAATGAATGAGATTCCTCGAATCGGTATTTGCGATAAACAGGTCTCCACTTCCCGGTCGGATGGCAATTCCGAGATTTACCGTGCCCACGTTTGTGAAGTAGCGGGAAATCGTGAGTTTGCTGACGTCAATCTCAACGACATCATTGTCCGGCATTTTGTAAGCCACATGGTTGGTGCCGGGATTGTGCGCGTCTACGATCAAGCCCACCTGCGGTGGTGCAGGAAGACTCGTATTCGTCGGCTTGGATTGGGGAGGTGCGCTGGCTGGTGGAATCAGCGTGGTATGATTTCCTGAGAGCGCAAACACCGCATAAACCTTCGTTTCGTTCGTGTTGACGGCCAAGGCGCGGGGATTTTCGCCAAAAAGCGGGATGCTCGCCAACTGAACGTGATTGGTCACATCGAACACAACCACGCGATTTTTGCGTGCCGCCGTCACAAAGGCCTTGCCACCAGCGAAAACCACATCGGCCGGTTCATCCTTCACGTACAATGTGTCCACCACCATCTTTTGGGAAACTGAAACAATGCTGACGCTATCGGAGACTTCGTTGACCACCCAGACTTCGTCCGGAGTTCTTGGATTGACCGACACCGGTTCCACGCCGACAGGAATTTCTGCAATCAAAAGCGGATTGGAGGGTTTGGTAACATCGAAAACGGAAAGTCGCGCATCGGGGGTATTCACCGCAAACAACCTCGTGCCGTCCTGCGATAATCTTACCGGGCTGGTTTGTTTGCCTTCAAAATTGACGTAACTGGTTTGTGCAAAGATGCCGTTCGACAGGCAGATGAAGAGGCAGCGCAAAAACCATAATGAGAGCCTTTGTTTTGGATGCTGATCAAACCGGTTTGATTGGTCGGGCATAAAATTCCAAACAGCGAATGTGCTGACAGATGGTCTGTGGGGACATGGTAGGCAACCAGAGCCGCGTTTCAAGCCAAATGGCCAGGCGTCAAATAAGCAGGTCAATTTTCAAATACAGGAACGCTGGGCAGGTGCAAGAAGATGAGATGCTTGCAAAACCAGTCTTTTGGAATAATACTCGCTTAAGTTTTGGAGAGACCGCTGTTCAAGGCAATGAACAAACCCAGTCCTCTCTTATGCGTAAATCCATAAAGGCAATCAACCGAGCGATTCGGCGACTCACAGCCACGGAGCTGTGTCCAACCATCCGGTGGGATGATATCCTTCGTATTGAAGCCTTGGGTACGGATGCCTTCGGTGCTTTCGAGATTTCCCTCACCTTCATTTACGCCGACAACAGCGAGGTCTCAATTTTCGTGCACCACAAGGGCTACGATAAGATTCTGGAGTCATTGGCTGAACGGTTTCCTTCGATTCCATCAACATGGCATGACGAGATGGCGCAACAACCCTGGCATGTTGAGCGGGTCTTGTACGAGCGAGATTGAATTCCTAATTCTCGCGCTGGATGGGATCCAAATAATCCAGGCAACCCAGCCTCTCCAAGGAAAGGTCCCATTGGACTTGACCGGCCATGTTCTCCACGCTTTGCTTTTTGGCTGGAAGAGACATCGAAAAGGATGGAAATTCTCAAAAAAACACGTGGAAAGGATAAAGCGACGAAATATGAAATACTTTGTGTATGTTTTTGCTTTTATAGTTGTGGTCACTCGCGGCTTTTGCGCCGATCAGAACAACTCTCAAGCAGGCACGAATGGTGTCGTCTTTCGGAAGCCTTTCACACTCACGCTGCATGTGGACAAAGAGCATTATTACGAGGAGGAATTTCCAGGAATTCCTTACGTACACAAGGGCAATGTGTATCTTTTTAAAGGGGATTCATTTGGCATCAACCTGGACATCACCAATAATACGATTCGAAATGTCGTGTATCAGGCAGACACCAACAAAGCAGCAGTGACTTTGCAATTCACTCAAGATGTAAGCACCAACGGCGAGGCAATGATGATATTGGTGATCAAAAATAATACAGATAGAAAGCTGTTCTTTGATGCCCTGATGACCGTTCCAGGAAAAAAGAATGCTCTGAAAACCTCAATCCTCCCTGTTCGTCCCGGTTTGGTCAACTACGAGTCCTGGGGGCATCCAATCATTCAGTTGATGCTACGCAATATCAGTCTCAATGAGAAGACCGGGACTGAAGCACGCACTTCAGCGAATGGGAGCCAATCGACCAAGTCGGCTACAAATCAAACGCCAACGACTTCTGGCTCTCATCGTTAGACCTTGAGATGGCTCTGCCAACACGCTTGCGGCTGCAATAAAGAACGCTACAGTGGCTGAGCAGTGAGCACAACCGAGAGCATCAAAGCCAATTCCCGAACCACTCCGCCTTGGGGCGAGATTGCGCGCCAGCCGGTGTTTGCCACCACTCATTGGTCTGTGGTCCTGACGGCAGGGCGAAATGATCTTCCCCAGGCGCAGGATGCCCTGGAAAAACTTTGCCAGACCTATTGGTATCCACTCTACGTTTACGTGCGGCGGCGGGGATATGCCCAGGTGGATGCCGAGGATCTGACACAGAAATTCTTCGAGTGGTTGCTGGAGCGAAACTGGCTGGGACAGGCGGACCAGCAACGCGGTCGGTTCCGCTCCTTCCTCCTGACCAGCTTGAGCCGGTTCCTGGCGAACGAATGGGACAAGGCCAGGGCGCAAAAGCGGGGTCGTGGCCGGGTTGTGTCCCTGAATTTCGAAGACGCAGAAAATGGCTGCGCCCGGGAGCCGGTGGACAACGTCAGCCCGGAACAGAGTTTTGAATGGCGTTGGGCGCTGACCTTGTTGGACCAGGTCCTAAACCGGCTCTGTGCTGAATATGCAGCTCAAGGGAAGGCGGAATTATTTGCGGAACTGAAACCATGCCTGTTGGGCGAACGTGCGGCGCAACCCTACGCCATGTTGGCGTCCAAGCTGGGTATGACTGAAGGTTCGGTAAAAGTGGTGGTGCACCGGTTGCGTCAGCGGTATCGGCAATTGCTCCGGGATGAAATAGCCAATACGGTGGCAACACCGGAGGAAGTTGAAGAGGAATTGCGTCACTTATTTACCGTGCTGGCAAGACGATGACTGAGGTTGACCCTCTCAAAAATATTCCCTCAACACGGAGTGCTCTTATTTCCTGTGTAACCTTTCACCTGCTTTCCTTTATAACAGGGTGAAAGAATTAATATGGATGCAACCCAGATTTGTCCAACCTGCGGAAAAGCGGTAGTTCCAGACGCGCCGCAGGGCCTCTGCCCGGAGTGCCTGATAAAATCCGGTTTTGAAACCAAGGCGGGGAACGAACCTGCGGGCGGAAAATCGGCCTTTGTGCCACCCACTGTTGAGCAGATTGCCAAACTTTTTCCGCAATTCGAAATCAATGAACTTCTTGGCCATGGTGGCATGGGTGCGGTTTATAAAGCCCGCCAGCCACGATTGGACCGCTGGGTGGCGTTGAAGATCCTGGCACCGGAAAGACAGACTGACCCGCAATTTGCGGAACGATTCGAACGCGAAGCGCGTGCCCTGGCCTGGTTGAATCATCCAAACATCGTCACGGTTTACGACTTCGGCGAGACGCAGGGACATTATTATCTGCTGATGGAGTTTGTGGACGGGTTGACACTGCGCCAATTTCTGCAAGCGCGAAAACTCTCGCCGGAGGAATCGTTGATCATCATACCGCAGATTTGCCAGGCGCTGCAATACGCCCACGAGCATGGCATCATTCATCGCGATATAAAGCCGGAAAACATCCTGATCGACAAAGATAGCAACGTGAAAATCGCCGACTTCGGCATCGCCAAGCTTCTCGATCAGGAACCGCAGAATATTTCGCTCACCGGTGCACAGGACGTGATGGGCACACCGCATTACATGGCGCCAGAACAGATCGAGAAACCGCAAACCGTGGATTATCGCGCGGACATCTATTCACTGGGTGTCGTGTTCTATGAAATGCTTACCGGCGAACTGCCGCTCGGAAATTTTCAACGGCCATCGCAAAAAGCTCACATAGATGTGCGCCTCGATGAAGTGGTGCTGCACGCCCTGGAAAAGGATCCGGAACGTCGTTACCAAAAAGTTAGCCAGGTAAAAACGGACGTGGAAACCATCGCGGCGACACCTGATCACGTGGAGCCTCCCATTTCGCGCACTCCGCCGCCAATTCCAAAAGCGACACCCCCTCCAACGGGAATGTCCTTCGGCTGGAAAATAGCAATTGGGATTGCCGGGCTTGGTGCGGCTCTGTTGCTCATTGCTGTTTGCGTAGTTCTATTTTTTGCCGGAACGAAGCCGAAGCAATCCCAGACGTTGGCGGCAGGCGACCTCGTCAGCTCGAATGCATTCTGGAACTTGTTGAACGCAGACCAGCGTCTCGTGGTGCAATATACCGACTACAAATTCCACAAGTATTTTGACGCGCGCACTTTTGAAGGCTGGTCGAACGAGGAGCGCACCAATCTGGAGCGGCGGCTGATTGACACAATCAAAGGACCCCATTCAGAGGAGTATTACCTGGCCATCAATTCACTCGCCTCTTTGCATTCCACGAACGCGGTGCCTCTCCTGCTGGAGATGGCATTGGACCATAGAGCCTCGATCGTGCGGTTGGAGACCAGTAACCGGCACCGCTGGATGGCCATTCGCGCAATGGGTATTATTGGAGACCGGACCGTCGTGCCCAAATTGATCCACCTGCTTTATCACAACAATCCACACATTCGCTGGTGGGCACAGGTTTCCCTGGTGAGGCTGACCAGCCAGAATTTTGGCACCGATTGGAAGGCGTGGGGAAGTTGGTGGAGTTCCCAAAACCGGCAACCGCCATTCAATTCAGAGATCATTCATTGGTGGCGGGGTCAGGCTGAACCAAATCAACTCACCAAAGAATTCGCAGAAGCCGATCCAAAATTTCTTAAAAACCTCGAAGCCAGCCTATACAAAATGGGGTTTCCGGGCACGTTGACAAACGCGGCTATGGACACCGGCAAGGCGCAGGCAATTACAACACCAACAACCAACGCCCAAACCAACTCCATGACTCCTACATTGGACATTGATCCTGGCGACGGCACGAAGGCCATACAAAATCCGACCGAAGCCAACATTCGCAAAGCCGTAGCCTCACTCCGAGGCGATGCCGAGCCCGGCTTTCTAATTCTTCACAAGGACGCTGAAAACATGCTTCAGGCTACTTGCCTGGCGAAGGATTCCTTTACCATACAGTTACAGGAAGGCGGCGAGCAGCATCAATATCAGGCCACGAAAAATCTTTCCGCTGATACCACCACGAAGTTGTTGCTTGCCTATCGAAACGGTGACCCGGACTGGAAGATGTTCGCGGATTGGAAGCCGCTGTAATAGGACCGATACGCCGGATTTACGTGCGTCGAATAATTGACGCATTCAGTTTGTAACCTCTCGTCTCCTTTCCTTTATAGATTGGTGGAACTGATCTGCCTCGCGTAAACCACCGGGGCCATCAGTCCCACTAACAACTTAAAATTATGACAGAAAAATCTGATAAAAAACGGCTCATTGCTTTCCTTCTCTGCTTCTTCCTGGGAGTATTTGGCGCTCACCGGTTCTACGTCGGCAAAGCAGGCACTGCCATTTTACAAATTTTTACCTTCGGCGGCCTGGGCATCTGGTGCCTGGTGGATGTGATTATGATTCTCACCGGTTCATTTAAAGATAAGCAGGCCCGCAAATTGGAAGATTGGAAATAAACTCTCCTCATAAAAGGGGCGTAATTATGAAAATTCAACAAATCATTCCGTTATTGGTGTTACTTGGTTTTTGCGCCGCCAGCGCACAAACGATTAATTCAACCGCCACCACAACCGCGACAACCAGGACAAAGACCATGAGCTACAAATTGACGTTTTTCGACAGCCAGAAAACCATACCCAGCCCAACCGAAGCCGATATTCGGGCAGCCGTGACTTTGCATAAAGACGACTTCGGCCCAGTATTTATAATTGGTTTGGATGGCACGCACGGTTTTAT is part of the Pedosphaera parvula Ellin514 genome and harbors:
- a CDS encoding MG2 domain-containing protein, whose translation is MRNLSWLVVLLTLVMCLNVEAGPRDAQWHKVDEAVKKGLPKTALEELEPIIGAALKDKAYGEAAKAIAKKISLEGEIQGNKPEEKITRLQAEIARAPKEIVPLLDTILAEWYWQYFQMNQWRFMQRTATAQPPGKDFTTWDLKRLFEEIDRQFQKALSAADTLKRIPVSAYDDLLVKGTLPDKYRPTLYDFIAHEALTFYTSAEQAAAKPEDAFEISADSPIFDEAEKFMAWKSAGTDTNAPAVRAISLYQDLMQFHKGDADQTAFVDVDLERLIHGKNSAVGEEKDSRFRIALKRFIDKWGDNEISAEASFQLASLLQQEGKLVEAREAALRAVHAFPNSPGGKECRNLIATIEMKQSRIVTERVWNQPLPKIQVFYRNVTKVYFRAVAYDWNQFLEKTHSRPESLNDAERKELLQKQPVLEWSADLPATTDYKESQIELPAPENLKPGFYFILASHDPAFGGTDNVVSYSDVWVSTLSLITRSTQEGLEGFVLDAISGEPLAGAEVKGWYLDNQGNRVAEPAKTTDTNGFFSLSVPQYRSYVFLVKHQGEQLGTMEKSAYYGGEPEQQFEQTVFFTDRAIYRPGQTIRYKGICLSANPKANNYRLLKGRQVKVVFADLNGKEIARQAVQCNDYGSFSGSFTAPRDRLMGMMQIRVENGPTGQANFNVEEYKRPKFQVTLDTPKEGAKLNQKVSLQGHAMSYTGAAVDGANVQLRVVREVQYPIWWGYYSWRRPMRNESSQEILHATVKTEVDGSFKVEFTAKPDLSVPEKDEPTFQFKVYADVTDSAGETRSAETVVNAGYTALKAAMIAEDWQTAEKPVDITIKATSLDDKGQVAEGSVKIYRLKQPEKVQRPPLKEYEPYEFAVRGATNVDWSDPKSWPLGEMVMEKGFTTGTNGEAQVSTKLGVGAYRALLETQDRFGKKVTALLPVTVLDPNSNKLSIKIPNVVAAPAWTLEPGAEMTALWGTGYDEGRAMVEIEHRHKIIRRYWTKPGQTQSLIRQAVSEEMRGGFTLHVTQVRENRAYLESRRVEVPWSNKELKVTWEHFTSKMQPNQKETWTAVITGPTAQKSVAEMVATLYDESLDALRPMEWMNRFSFFYQDQSVRQAMFENVPEPFRGIKG
- a CDS encoding VIT domain-containing protein: MKRRIWLLLVILGWMAAILPTYAAGVIIVDGEGDSTASHILPPGPIPPVPIPPPGPWPPRPIPPPYWHETRVYRFCPLEVQSEKVQTKITDQVAVTTIDQEFYNPNSQRLEGTFIFPIPKGAQIDKFSMEIDGKPVQAEILKAEKARDIYEGIVRKMKDPALMEYEGRDVLKLKIFPIEPNGKKRITLSYTQVLKLDSGLLNYVLPMNAGKYSSKPIKSVSVKVNVESKRPLKTIYSPSHEVEVKRDGSNRATVGYEASEVKPDADLQLYFAPEKDEIGVNLMAYKTGDEDGYFLLLASPGVDAKAKQIVSKDVVFVLDTSGSMSGKKMEQAKKALQFCVESLNDGDRFEIIRFSTESEPLFDKLAAVSKENREKAGDFIKNLKAMGGTAIDEALKKALSLESKEGRPFVVVFLTDGLPTVGTTDEDQILKGMQERNKEKRRIFCFGIGTDVNTHLLDRIAEETRAFSQYVLPEEDLEVKVSSFFSKINEPVLANPKLKFTADIRTTKMYPSPLPDLFKGEQLVLVGRYSGKGSSAAVIDGDVNGDKKKFTYDLNFPEHADEHDFIPRLWATRRVGYLLDEIRLHGESSELKDEVTDLARKYGIVTPYTAYLIVEDESKRGVAQSMQSMPRLTDDSEARRELSLNYNEFRMKADGLGAVAGARSGLALKSANSSSWGIQNGAYEAGRNLSRDNSVSPAAPPVAGSPATSTGLGDSTRKAMDSTQQGQFVGGKNFFENGSAWVDSEIQKSSQKEKVRVQFGSPEYFTLLKQHPETAQWLALGSNVQFVLAGKVYEIFDKEDSSGKKE
- a CDS encoding DUF6263 family protein → MKKHKVICCVIMAGAVLVGECSKKEAIAREAGTQAKAEATSPASNEPVEMRFKWVVGKKYTTRVVLTEISETSGSQLPQPMRGDTKEVQDYAVSTLKEREGGGKELELEFLSQKVSTKMGDREVLSFDSTADAKDDAAKPGAASMRKMVGAKIKFLTDAKGRVEKVEGVDELLKRMTADASPELQQMFKGMVNEDILKQRVDSQYMPEKPLKIGDVWPVKTEMNLPIMGTLITNIKFTFTGWEQHENHKCAVVTFDGDITSKPGATQASPMVMTVEGGKISGKSWFDPEIGMGVGTLEDNNMTLKMNVHGQSLSTGIRQKMNFTLLQVADAGK